A single genomic interval of Hafnia alvei harbors:
- the yieH gene encoding 6-phosphogluconate phosphatase: MTSINCIFFDCDGTLVDSEYLCSKAYVHMFAHYGVHLSLDRVFKEFKGVKLYEIIERIKQEHAFESDRDEMEQIYRDEVARLFATELKPIPHAESLLSQITVPMCTTSNGPVSKMQNSLGSTGMLNYFGDRLYSGYDIQSWKPDPDLMFHAAKEMGVDIKECILVDDSPSGVKSGIAAGIPVFYYCGDAHNPVIEHPLVTSFDDLSVLPELWRERGWSLTK, translated from the coding sequence ATGACATCTATCAATTGTATTTTCTTCGACTGTGACGGCACGCTGGTCGACAGTGAATACCTGTGCAGCAAAGCTTACGTTCATATGTTCGCCCACTACGGGGTACATCTGTCATTGGATCGCGTTTTCAAGGAATTCAAAGGCGTTAAGCTGTACGAGATCATCGAGCGCATCAAACAAGAACATGCTTTTGAGTCCGATCGTGATGAAATGGAGCAAATTTACCGCGATGAGGTCGCCCGTCTGTTTGCCACCGAACTGAAACCGATTCCCCATGCAGAATCGTTGCTGTCACAGATAACGGTTCCCATGTGCACCACGTCCAACGGACCTGTCAGCAAAATGCAAAACTCATTGGGTTCAACCGGAATGCTCAACTATTTTGGTGACCGACTCTACAGCGGCTACGATATCCAGAGCTGGAAGCCCGACCCAGACCTGATGTTCCACGCAGCCAAAGAGATGGGCGTAGATATTAAAGAGTGTATTTTAGTGGATGATTCACCATCAGGCGTGAAATCGGGCATTGCCGCCGGTATCCCAGTGTTCTACTACTGCGGCGACGCACATAATCCGGTCATTGAGCATCCGCTGGTGACCTCTTTTGACGATCTCAGCGTATTGCCAGAGTTATGGCGTGAACGTGGTTGGTCGCTGACCAAATAG
- the pstC gene encoding phosphate ABC transporter permease PstC — translation MAEHPLPKPSLPKKESKIKPPSKNGDVIFGALVKLAALITLLLLGGIIVSLFIASLPSIQKFGFAFLWSKEWDAPAEQFGALVPIYGTIVTSIIALVIAVPVSFGIALFLTELAPTWLRRPLGVAIELLAAIPSIVYGMWGLFVFAPLFAEYFQTPVGDVLSGIPIVGDLFAGPAFGIGILAAGVILAIMIIPYIAAVMRDVFEQTPVMMKESAYGIGCTTWEVMSRIVLPFTKNGVIGGIMLGLGRALGETMAVTFVIGNTYQLDSASLFMPGNSITSALANEFAEAESGLHTAALMELGLILFVITFIVLALSKLMILRLDKNEGR, via the coding sequence ATGGCTGAACATCCGTTACCTAAGCCTTCGTTGCCCAAGAAAGAATCAAAAATAAAACCACCGAGTAAAAACGGTGACGTTATCTTTGGTGCTCTAGTCAAACTAGCAGCGCTGATTACTCTATTGTTGCTGGGCGGCATTATTGTTTCGCTGTTTATCGCGTCGCTGCCGAGCATCCAGAAGTTTGGCTTCGCCTTCCTGTGGTCCAAAGAGTGGGACGCACCAGCGGAGCAGTTCGGTGCCTTAGTACCCATTTACGGCACGATCGTCACCTCAATCATTGCCTTAGTGATTGCCGTACCGGTGAGTTTTGGGATCGCGTTGTTCCTCACTGAACTCGCACCAACTTGGCTGCGCCGCCCGCTGGGTGTTGCGATTGAACTGTTGGCCGCTATTCCGAGCATTGTTTATGGCATGTGGGGGCTGTTTGTTTTTGCTCCGCTGTTTGCCGAATATTTCCAAACGCCGGTGGGCGATGTGCTTTCCGGTATTCCGATTGTGGGTGACCTATTTGCTGGCCCTGCGTTTGGTATCGGTATTTTGGCAGCCGGTGTGATTCTTGCCATCATGATCATTCCTTATATTGCCGCCGTAATGCGTGACGTGTTTGAGCAAACGCCGGTGATGATGAAAGAATCCGCCTACGGCATTGGCTGTACGACGTGGGAAGTGATGAGCCGCATCGTTCTGCCATTTACCAAAAATGGAGTGATTGGCGGCATCATGCTGGGCTTAGGGCGTGCGCTGGGCGAAACCATGGCGGTAACCTTCGTTATTGGTAATACCTACCAGCTCGACAGCGCTTCGCTGTTTATGCCGGGGAACAGTATTACTTCTGCTTTGGCGAACGAGTTTGCTGAGGCTGAGTCAGGACTACATACGGCGGCGTTGATGGAATTAGGCCTGATCCTGTTTGTTATCACGTTCATTGTGTTGGCGTTGTCCAAGCTGATGATTTTACGTCTTGATAAGAATGAGGGACGTTAA
- a CDS encoding amino acid ABC transporter permease, with the protein MDFTVIHDNLSYLLWGQFPDGPLGGAALTLVISLIAGLISAVLGTLLGICLAMSRGWLGAALATVLGFFRAIPVIMLIFWTYFLLPIVFGVDIPEITTVVCALALIASAYLAHAVAAGIHAVGRGQWQAGLSLGLNRWQVLGNVVLPQALRMMVPSFINQWISLIKDTSLAYIVGVGELTFLATQVNNRSMVYPMEVFMFVAGVYFVMCLALDLAANQLSRRFTSQNIVVKRRWWQLKPALPAS; encoded by the coding sequence ATGGATTTCACCGTTATTCACGATAACCTCAGCTATCTGCTGTGGGGGCAGTTTCCTGATGGTCCCTTAGGGGGGGCCGCGTTAACGCTGGTGATAAGCCTGATTGCAGGGTTGATTTCTGCCGTGTTGGGCACGTTGTTGGGGATTTGTTTGGCGATGTCGCGCGGTTGGCTGGGCGCTGCCTTGGCAACGGTGCTGGGATTTTTTCGCGCTATTCCGGTTATCATGCTGATCTTCTGGACTTACTTCCTTCTCCCAATCGTCTTTGGCGTTGATATTCCTGAGATTACCACGGTAGTTTGCGCGCTAGCATTGATCGCCTCAGCCTATCTGGCGCATGCCGTTGCGGCTGGTATACATGCTGTAGGGCGTGGACAATGGCAGGCAGGGCTTTCTCTGGGGTTAAATCGCTGGCAGGTTTTGGGTAATGTGGTGTTGCCTCAGGCTCTGCGAATGATGGTGCCGTCGTTTATTAATCAGTGGATTTCATTAATTAAGGATACTTCGCTGGCGTATATTGTGGGCGTGGGTGAACTGACGTTCTTAGCTACGCAGGTTAACAACCGCAGCATGGTGTATCCGATGGAAGTGTTTATGTTTGTAGCGGGTGTCTATTTCGTGATGTGTCTTGCGTTGGATTTGGCTGCCAACCAGCTGAGCCGGCGTTTTACGTCGCAAAATATCGTGGTAAAACGCCGCTGGTGGCAGTTGAAACCTGCGTTACCTGCAAGCTAA
- the adeD gene encoding adenine deaminase, with protein MEGINNKHTQSLSREEMIRLLAVSRGDEAADCIIDNVRILDLINGGELLGPIVICGANIAGVGPAYAGAVAHRRIDANNAIAVPGFIDSHLHIESSMMTPITFESATLPLGVTSIVCDPHEIVNVMGKQGLEWFLRCAEQAQQNQFVQISSCVPALAGSDINGAEFPLDEMLKYRDHSHVLGLAEMMNFPGVIAGDGDIMDKLDAFRHLTLDGHSPMLSGKDLNGYLAAGVENCHETLLLQEGREKLSLGMALMMREGSAARNLDTLAPLINEFSSPQCMLCTDDRNPWEIAHEGHINALIHRLINQHGIPVHVAYRVASWSPARHFGLKRLGLIAPGKRADIVILNDVQQVEIQQVIAGGKRVDGQQLTATSEQRYQQTQPPTQNTIQRTPVDESALTLPLEIGERYRAIQVIPNELITCELPVIWQGERFDHDDVCKIAVMERYGHQKPPALGLLQNFGLIRGAMAATVSHDSHNIVVIGHHARDMAIAVNQLISQGGGLCVVDEGEVKSHLSLPIAGLMSDKPAAEIADDITHLKNACRRCGVTLNEPFIQMAFLSLPVIPSLKLTSLGLFDVDRFAFTETRFSALSD; from the coding sequence ATGGAAGGAATAAATAATAAGCATACGCAATCGCTTTCGCGTGAGGAAATGATCCGCCTTCTGGCCGTTTCACGCGGCGATGAAGCAGCTGACTGCATTATTGACAATGTTCGCATTCTCGATCTGATAAACGGTGGCGAACTGCTGGGTCCGATCGTCATTTGCGGTGCAAATATTGCCGGCGTCGGCCCCGCCTATGCAGGTGCCGTAGCCCATCGCCGGATTGACGCCAATAACGCTATTGCGGTACCGGGATTTATTGATTCTCACCTGCATATTGAATCTAGCATGATGACGCCAATAACGTTTGAAAGCGCAACCTTACCGCTGGGCGTCACCAGCATCGTCTGCGATCCTCATGAGATTGTGAACGTAATGGGTAAGCAAGGGTTGGAATGGTTTTTACGCTGTGCGGAACAGGCTCAACAAAATCAGTTCGTACAAATCAGCTCATGCGTACCAGCGCTTGCGGGAAGCGACATCAACGGAGCCGAGTTTCCTTTAGATGAAATGCTGAAATACCGCGATCATTCGCACGTCCTTGGGCTGGCGGAAATGATGAACTTTCCCGGCGTTATTGCTGGAGACGGCGACATCATGGACAAACTGGACGCCTTTCGCCATTTAACCCTTGATGGCCACAGCCCCATGCTAAGCGGCAAAGACCTTAACGGGTATCTAGCGGCAGGCGTAGAAAACTGCCACGAAACTCTACTGCTGCAGGAAGGGCGCGAAAAACTGTCTCTGGGTATGGCGCTCATGATGCGAGAAGGCTCCGCTGCGCGCAATCTGGATACGCTAGCGCCGCTGATTAATGAGTTCAGTAGCCCACAATGCATGCTCTGTACCGACGATCGTAATCCGTGGGAAATTGCGCATGAAGGCCATATCAACGCCCTCATTCATCGCCTAATCAATCAGCATGGCATACCGGTTCACGTTGCCTACCGCGTCGCAAGCTGGTCTCCAGCACGGCATTTCGGCTTAAAACGTCTGGGTCTTATTGCCCCAGGTAAAAGAGCGGATATCGTGATACTCAATGATGTACAACAAGTTGAAATTCAGCAGGTCATTGCCGGAGGAAAGCGGGTTGATGGCCAACAACTCACAGCAACCAGCGAACAGCGTTACCAGCAAACCCAGCCACCGACGCAAAATACTATTCAACGCACGCCGGTTGATGAATCTGCACTAACGCTTCCATTGGAAATCGGCGAACGCTATCGGGCAATACAGGTGATCCCAAATGAACTGATTACCTGCGAACTGCCCGTTATTTGGCAGGGCGAGCGTTTCGATCACGACGACGTATGCAAAATTGCGGTCATGGAACGTTACGGTCATCAAAAACCACCCGCTTTAGGTTTGCTGCAAAACTTTGGTCTTATACGCGGGGCCATGGCTGCAACCGTAAGCCATGATAGCCATAATATCGTGGTGATCGGTCATCATGCGCGCGATATGGCTATCGCCGTTAATCAGTTGATTTCACAGGGTGGGGGCTTATGCGTTGTCGATGAAGGTGAGGTGAAAAGCCATCTTTCGCTGCCTATTGCAGGCTTGATGAGTGACAAACCTGCGGCAGAGATCGCCGATGATATCACCCATCTGAAAAATGCCTGTCGCCGATGTGGCGTGACACTAAATGAACCGTTTATTCAGATGGCGTTTTTATCATTGCCGGTCATCCCCTCATTGAAATTAACCAGCTTAGGGCTATTTGATGTCGATCGCTTCGCATTTACTGAGACTCGCTTTTCTGCCTTAAGTGATTAA
- a CDS encoding NCS2 family permease yields MNNSTSNSAQGQGLFERVFKLQEHGTTARTEVIAGITTFLTMVYIVFVNPQILGAAGMDTQAVFVTTCLIAAFGSIFMGLLANLPVALAPAMGLNAFFAFVVVGAMGLTWQVGMGAIFWGAVGLLLLTIFRIRYWMIANIPMSLRVGITSGIGLFIAMMGLKNAGIVVPNKDTLVAVGNLTSHSVLLGALGFFIIAILSSRSFHAAVLVSIVVTTLIGWALGDVQYSGLFSMPPNVTSVVGQVDLSGALNIGLAGVIFSFMLVNLFDSSGTLIGVTDKAGLADKSGKFPRMKQALYVDSISSVVGSFIGTSSVTAYIESTSGVSVGGRTGLTAVVVGILFLLVIFLSPLAGMVPAYAAAGALIYVGVLMTSSLSRVKWDDLTEAVPAFITAVMMPFSFSITEGIALGFISYCIMKLGTGRWREISPCVVIVALLFVLKIVFVDAH; encoded by the coding sequence ATGAATAATTCAACTTCAAACTCTGCTCAAGGGCAGGGGCTGTTTGAGCGTGTCTTCAAATTGCAGGAGCATGGCACCACCGCAAGGACTGAGGTGATCGCCGGTATCACCACGTTTTTGACTATGGTGTATATCGTCTTCGTCAACCCGCAAATCCTCGGCGCTGCAGGCATGGATACACAGGCTGTATTCGTTACCACCTGTCTGATCGCTGCTTTCGGTAGTATCTTCATGGGCCTGCTGGCTAACCTACCGGTAGCGCTGGCTCCTGCTATGGGGCTGAATGCCTTCTTTGCCTTTGTCGTCGTTGGCGCTATGGGGCTGACATGGCAGGTTGGTATGGGCGCTATTTTCTGGGGTGCCGTTGGCCTGTTGCTGCTGACTATTTTCCGCATCCGTTACTGGATGATTGCGAATATCCCAATGAGCCTGCGCGTGGGTATCACCAGCGGTATTGGTTTGTTTATCGCGATGATGGGCCTGAAAAATGCCGGGATCGTTGTGCCGAACAAAGATACGTTGGTTGCCGTTGGAAATCTGACCTCTCACAGCGTTTTGCTGGGGGCTTTGGGTTTCTTTATCATCGCGATTTTGTCATCCCGTAGCTTCCATGCCGCCGTATTGGTATCCATCGTGGTGACTACGCTTATCGGCTGGGCACTGGGCGATGTGCAGTATTCCGGTTTGTTCTCCATGCCGCCGAACGTGACCAGCGTCGTAGGTCAGGTTGATTTATCTGGGGCGTTAAACATCGGTCTGGCAGGCGTGATTTTCTCCTTCATGCTGGTAAACCTGTTTGACTCATCAGGCACATTGATTGGTGTAACGGATAAAGCAGGGCTGGCAGACAAGAGCGGTAAATTCCCACGCATGAAACAGGCGCTGTATGTCGATAGCATCAGCTCCGTCGTAGGTTCTTTTATTGGTACGTCATCGGTGACGGCTTATATCGAAAGTACCTCTGGAGTTTCCGTGGGCGGGCGTACAGGCTTAACTGCGGTAGTCGTCGGCATTCTGTTCCTGCTGGTGATTTTCCTTTCGCCGCTGGCGGGAATGGTTCCTGCTTATGCTGCGGCAGGCGCGCTGATTTATGTGGGCGTATTGATGACGTCTAGCCTGTCTCGCGTGAAGTGGGATGATTTGACTGAAGCCGTACCGGCGTTTATCACCGCGGTCATGATGCCGTTTAGCTTCTCGATCACGGAAGGTATCGCGCTTGGCTTTATCTCTTACTGCATTATGAAGTTAGGCACCGGCCGCTGGCGTGAAATCAGCCCATGCGTGGTGATTGTGGCGCTGCTGTTTGTGCTGAAGATTGTATTTGTTGATGCGCATTAA
- the phoU gene encoding phosphate signaling complex protein PhoU, protein MDNLNLNKHISGQFNAELEHIRTQVMTMGGMVEQQLSDAITAMHNQDGELAKRVIEGDKKVNMMEVAIDEACVKIIAKRQPTASDLRLVMAIIKTISELERIGDVADKICRTALEKFSHQHQPLLVSLESLGRHTVQMLHDVLDAFARMDLDEAVRIYREDKKVDQEYEGIVRQLMTYMMEDTRTIPSVLTALFCARSIERIGDRCQNICEFIFYFVKGQDFRHLGGDELDQLLAKDGNKPT, encoded by the coding sequence ATGGATAATTTAAACCTAAACAAACATATTTCCGGTCAGTTTAACGCCGAGCTGGAGCACATCCGTACTCAGGTGATGACCATGGGTGGGATGGTTGAGCAGCAGCTTTCAGACGCGATTACCGCCATGCACAACCAAGACGGCGAGCTGGCTAAACGCGTTATTGAAGGCGATAAAAAAGTTAACATGATGGAAGTGGCGATCGATGAGGCCTGTGTGAAGATCATCGCTAAGCGCCAGCCCACTGCCAGTGACTTACGTTTGGTTATGGCGATCATCAAAACGATCTCCGAATTAGAACGTATTGGCGACGTAGCCGATAAAATCTGCCGTACGGCGTTAGAGAAATTCTCTCATCAACATCAACCGCTGTTGGTTAGCCTAGAGTCTCTGGGCCGCCATACTGTACAGATGCTGCATGACGTGCTGGATGCGTTCGCCCGCATGGATCTGGACGAAGCAGTACGTATTTATCGTGAAGATAAAAAAGTCGACCAGGAATATGAAGGCATTGTGCGTCAGCTGATGACCTACATGATGGAAGATACGCGCACCATTCCAAGCGTTCTCACCGCGCTGTTCTGTGCGCGCTCCATCGAGCGTATTGGTGACCGCTGTCAGAATATCTGTGAGTTTATTTTCTACTTCGTTAAAGGGCAGGATTTCCGCCACCTTGGCGGTGATGAGTTGGATCAGCTGTTGGCGAAGGATGGGAATAAGCCGACGTGA
- a CDS encoding NADPH-dependent FMN reductase — MSDKPLKIVTLLGSLRKGSYNGIVANALPGLAPEGVTIEALPSIRDIPLYDADRQQDEGFPAQIEAIAEQIRQADGVIIVTPEYNYSVPGGLKNAIDWISRLPNQPLAGKPVAIQTSSMGPVGGARCQYHLRQILVFLDSQVMNKPEFMGGVIQSKVDEQKGTLTDASTIEFLGKQLSAFADYVRRVG, encoded by the coding sequence ATGTCAGATAAACCACTGAAAATTGTCACTTTACTCGGTAGCCTACGTAAAGGTTCCTACAATGGGATCGTCGCCAATGCTCTGCCCGGCTTAGCGCCTGAAGGCGTAACCATTGAAGCTTTACCCTCTATTCGCGATATCCCTCTCTATGACGCAGATCGCCAACAGGATGAAGGCTTCCCTGCTCAAATTGAGGCAATTGCCGAGCAAATTCGTCAGGCTGATGGCGTAATCATCGTCACCCCCGAATATAACTACTCTGTTCCGGGTGGCCTGAAAAACGCTATCGATTGGATCTCTCGTCTGCCAAATCAACCGTTAGCTGGAAAGCCTGTGGCAATCCAGACCAGCTCAATGGGGCCGGTTGGCGGTGCACGCTGCCAGTATCATCTGCGCCAGATTTTGGTGTTCTTAGACTCTCAGGTGATGAATAAACCTGAGTTTATGGGCGGCGTGATCCAGAGCAAAGTGGATGAACAGAAGGGCACATTAACGGATGCTTCAACCATTGAGTTCTTAGGCAAACAGCTGTCTGCATTTGCAGATTATGTACGCCGCGTCGGTTGA
- a CDS encoding ABC transporter substrate-binding protein produces MKQRVLVLSLLASLSAVSGLAHADKLDDIQKAGVVRIAVFDSNPPFGYVDPQTKKLVGYDVDVADAIGKALGVKVELRATNPANRIPLLASKKVDLIAANFTITPERAKEVNFSVPYFRTGQKFIAHKGVLKQPDDIAKLRIGADKGTVQEITLRDKYPTAKVISYDDTPLAFAALRNGNVQAITQDDAKLVGLLANVPEAAKADFEISPFSITKEYQGIGLPKGEDRLTTKVNTVLEGLEKDGQAEKIYDRWFGPETKSAQPRGDFKIGPVDISKS; encoded by the coding sequence ATGAAGCAACGCGTTCTCGTTCTGTCCTTGTTAGCCAGCCTTTCCGCTGTTTCTGGTTTGGCTCACGCCGATAAACTCGATGATATTCAAAAGGCTGGCGTTGTACGTATCGCCGTTTTTGATAGCAATCCACCGTTTGGTTATGTCGATCCCCAAACCAAAAAGCTGGTGGGTTATGACGTAGACGTTGCCGATGCCATTGGTAAAGCGTTGGGGGTGAAAGTTGAACTGCGTGCCACTAACCCTGCGAACCGAATTCCACTGTTAGCGTCTAAAAAAGTCGATTTAATCGCTGCGAACTTCACCATTACGCCAGAACGTGCCAAAGAGGTGAATTTCAGCGTGCCGTATTTCCGTACGGGGCAAAAATTCATTGCCCACAAAGGCGTGCTGAAACAGCCTGACGATATTGCCAAGCTGCGTATCGGCGCTGATAAAGGCACCGTGCAGGAAATTACGCTACGCGATAAATACCCAACCGCTAAAGTGATCTCCTACGATGACACGCCGTTGGCGTTTGCTGCGCTGAGAAACGGTAACGTTCAGGCGATTACCCAAGACGATGCCAAATTGGTTGGGTTGTTAGCCAATGTGCCGGAAGCAGCAAAAGCTGATTTTGAAATATCACCTTTCAGCATCACCAAAGAGTATCAAGGCATTGGCTTGCCAAAAGGCGAAGATCGTCTGACGACTAAAGTGAATACCGTGTTGGAAGGTCTGGAGAAAGATGGTCAGGCCGAGAAGATTTACGATCGCTGGTTTGGCCCAGAAACAAAATCTGCCCAGCCACGTGGTGATTTTAAAATTGGCCCTGTTGATATCAGCAAGTCCTAA
- the pstA gene encoding phosphate ABC transporter permease PstA, whose product MAMIDMNDAQALASSRRKMQAWRRQKNRIALFLSMVTMAFGLFWLVWILFSTITKGVDGMSIALFTEMTPPPNSEGGGLANAIAGSGLLILWATVIGTPLGIMAGIYLAEYGRKGWLANFIRFINDILLSAPSIVVGLFVYTIVVAKVQHFSGWAGVIALALLQIPIVIRTTENMLKLVPDSLREAAYALGTPKWKMISAITLKASVSGIITGVLLAIARIAGETAPLLFTSLSNQFWSTDMSQPIANLPVTIFKFAMSPFAEWQELAWAGVLLITLCVLLLNILARVVFAQKKR is encoded by the coding sequence ATGGCGATGATTGATATGAATGACGCTCAGGCTTTAGCCAGTTCACGCCGAAAAATGCAGGCATGGCGTCGTCAGAAAAACCGCATTGCGCTGTTTTTGTCGATGGTTACGATGGCCTTTGGGCTGTTCTGGCTAGTGTGGATTTTATTTTCGACGATCACGAAAGGCGTTGATGGCATGTCCATCGCGCTGTTTACCGAAATGACGCCCCCGCCAAACAGTGAGGGCGGTGGTTTGGCTAACGCCATTGCCGGTTCTGGCTTGCTAATCCTGTGGGCTACGGTGATTGGTACTCCGCTAGGCATTATGGCTGGTATCTATTTAGCCGAGTATGGCCGCAAAGGATGGTTGGCGAATTTTATCCGCTTTATTAATGACATCTTGCTCTCTGCGCCGTCTATTGTGGTTGGGCTGTTTGTTTACACCATCGTTGTTGCCAAGGTGCAGCATTTCTCCGGGTGGGCGGGTGTGATTGCGCTAGCGCTGTTGCAGATCCCTATCGTTATTCGTACCACCGAAAACATGCTGAAACTGGTACCTGATAGCCTGCGTGAAGCGGCCTATGCGCTGGGAACACCAAAATGGAAGATGATCTCTGCCATCACGTTAAAAGCATCGGTTTCCGGCATTATCACCGGCGTGCTGTTGGCGATTGCGCGTATTGCCGGTGAAACCGCACCGCTGCTGTTTACATCGCTCTCCAACCAGTTTTGGAGCACCGATATGTCGCAGCCGATTGCCAACCTCCCGGTCACCATATTTAAGTTTGCAATGAGCCCGTTCGCCGAATGGCAAGAGCTGGCTTGGGCTGGGGTGTTACTGATAACCCTATGTGTTCTGCTGCTGAACATTCTGGCGCGCGTCGTTTTTGCTCAGAAGAAGCGCTAA
- a CDS encoding amino acid ABC transporter permease, which produces MNGQSFYDVILAPQYLHWLWSGFLITLVISACTVVLATLLGLILAALRDSPQRWLSLPVVAYSSVFRNTPLLVQLFFWYFGAGQLLPSAVMQWLNAPHEWVIGGWTLAWPSFEFLAGLVGLTLYSAAFISEEIRAGIRGVASGQKQASQALGLSLWQSMRYVVLPQAVKIALPPLLGQYMNIIKNSSLTMAIGVAELSYASRQVETETLKTFQAFGVATLLYVLIIALMEGWGMWYQQRRRMQERY; this is translated from the coding sequence ATGAACGGACAATCTTTTTACGATGTAATTCTGGCGCCGCAGTATCTGCATTGGCTGTGGTCTGGGTTTCTGATTACGCTGGTTATATCTGCGTGTACGGTCGTTCTTGCTACCCTTCTTGGCCTGATATTAGCGGCGCTACGTGATAGCCCACAGCGCTGGCTGAGTTTGCCCGTTGTGGCCTACAGCTCGGTTTTCCGCAACACGCCGCTGCTAGTTCAGCTCTTTTTCTGGTACTTCGGCGCAGGACAGCTTCTACCTTCCGCTGTGATGCAGTGGCTAAATGCGCCGCATGAATGGGTGATAGGCGGATGGACTCTCGCATGGCCGTCGTTTGAGTTTTTGGCCGGTTTAGTTGGCCTGACGCTGTATTCCGCAGCGTTTATTTCTGAAGAGATCCGCGCAGGAATTCGCGGTGTGGCAAGCGGGCAAAAACAGGCCTCGCAGGCGCTAGGACTAAGCCTCTGGCAAAGCATGCGTTATGTCGTGCTGCCGCAGGCGGTGAAGATTGCTCTGCCACCGTTGTTAGGCCAGTACATGAATATCATCAAGAACTCGTCATTAACCATGGCCATCGGTGTGGCTGAGCTTTCGTATGCTTCACGGCAGGTGGAGACTGAAACGCTAAAAACATTCCAAGCGTTTGGCGTAGCGACCCTGTTGTACGTTTTAATTATTGCGCTGATGGAAGGCTGGGGAATGTGGTATCAGCAGCGTCGACGGATGCAGGAGCGCTATTAG
- the pstB gene encoding phosphate ABC transporter ATP-binding protein PstB: MSIVTDTTNSKIQVRDLNFYYGKFHALKNISLDIEKNKVTAFIGPSGCGKSTLLRTFNKMFQLYPEQRAEGEILLDGHNILTDNSDIALLRAKVGMVFQKPTPFPMSIYDNIAFGVRLFEKLSRAEMDERVQWALTKAALWNESKDKLHQSGYSLSGGQQQRLCIARGIAIRPEVLLLDEPCSALDPISTSKIEELITELKEDYTVVIVTHNMQQAARCSDHTAFMYLGELIEFSDTDTLFTSPAQKQTEDYITGRYG; this comes from the coding sequence ATGAGTATTGTTACAGACACGACCAACAGCAAAATCCAGGTTCGCGATCTTAACTTCTACTACGGCAAGTTCCACGCGCTGAAGAATATTTCGCTGGATATCGAAAAGAACAAGGTGACGGCGTTTATCGGCCCGTCAGGCTGTGGTAAGTCCACATTGCTGCGTACCTTTAACAAAATGTTCCAGCTCTATCCTGAGCAGCGCGCAGAGGGTGAAATCCTGCTCGATGGGCACAATATTCTGACTGATAACTCAGATATCGCCCTGCTGCGTGCCAAAGTGGGTATGGTATTCCAAAAGCCAACGCCTTTCCCGATGTCAATTTATGACAACATTGCTTTTGGTGTGCGTTTGTTTGAAAAGCTGTCGCGTGCCGAGATGGATGAGCGCGTTCAGTGGGCATTAACCAAAGCGGCGCTGTGGAACGAATCAAAAGATAAGCTTCATCAGAGCGGTTACAGCCTATCTGGTGGACAGCAGCAGCGTTTGTGTATTGCGCGTGGAATCGCTATTCGGCCTGAGGTTTTATTGCTCGATGAGCCTTGTTCTGCGCTGGATCCGATTTCCACCAGCAAGATTGAAGAGCTGATCACCGAACTGAAAGAAGACTACACGGTGGTGATCGTAACGCATAACATGCAGCAGGCTGCCCGTTGTTCAGACCATACCGCGTTTATGTATCTGGGCGAACTGATTGAATTTAGCGATACCGACACCCTGTTTACTTCTCCGGCGCAGAAGCAAACGGAAGATTACATTACTGGCCGTTACGGCTGA